From a single Labrus bergylta chromosome 14, fLabBer1.1, whole genome shotgun sequence genomic region:
- the sumf2 gene encoding inactive C-alpha-formylglycine-generating enzyme 2, translated as MKTMKLVSWICATCLLTLAGSADEMVNIPGGKMIMGSSAADGRDGESPSREVELQDFTIDTYPVTNADFREFVRAQKYKTEAETFGWSFVFEDFVSDDLKSKVTQKIETAPWWLPIERVSWRQPAGPGSGIRERLDFPVVQVSWTDAKAFCQWRGKRLPTEEEWEWAARGGLQGRTYPWGNKFQANRSNLWQGAFPEKDTAEDGYHGISPVSAFPPQNSYGLYDMMGNTWEWTSTPFRSAQPMYVLRGASWIDTVDGSANHKARITTRMGNTPDSASDNLGFRCAADDGQKGGTKKDKTEL; from the exons atgaagactaTGAAACTGGTGTCCTGGATATGTGCCACGTGTTTACTGACGCTGGCGG GCTCTGCAGATGAGATGGTGAATATCCCGGGAGGGAAGATGATAATGGGAAGCAGTGCAGCTGATGGGAGAGATGGAGAGTCCCCCAGCAGGGAGGTTGAACTTCAGGACTTTACAATAGACACGTACCCTGTTACTAATGCAGATTTCAG AGAGTTTGTGAGAGCgcagaaatacaaaacagaagCTGAGACGTTTGGTTGGAGTTTTGTATTTGAAGACTTTGTGTCGGATGACCTGAAGAGCAAAGTGACTCAGAAGATTGAG ACAGCTCCTTGGTGGTTGCCTATAGAACGGGTGTCATGGAGACAG CCTGCAGGACCAGGTTCAGGCATTCGGGAGCGCCTGGACTTCCCTGTGGTTCAGGTGAGCTGGACTGATGCTAAGGCTTTCTGCCAGTGGAGGGGAAAGAGACTGCCCACTGAGGAGGAGTGGGAGTGGGCTGCACGAGGTGGGCTGCAAG GTCGGACTTATCCATGGGGAAACAAGTTCCAGGCCAACAGATCCAACCTTTGGCAG GGGGCCTTTCCAGAAAAAGACACTGCTGAGGATGGTTACCATGGCATCTCTCCTGTGTCAGCATTCCCTCCTCAGAACAGTTATG GACTTTATGACATGATGGGAAACACATGGGAATGGACATCCACACCCTTTCGCTCTGCACAGCCAATGTATGTGCTGCGCGGTGCCTCATGGATCGACACGGTGGATGGTTCAGCCAATCACAAGGCACGAATCACAACCAG GATGGGCAACACTCCGGACTCTGCCTCTGATAACCTGGGCTTCAGGTGTGCTGCCGATGATGGACAGAAAGGAGGGAcgaagaaagacaaaacagaactttag